From Diaminobutyricibacter sp. McL0608, one genomic window encodes:
- a CDS encoding thiamine pyrophosphate-binding protein: MTARTGGDVVIETLTALGARHVFGIPGQHALGLFDALRRSPLTFVSSRVENNSAFGADGYSRVTGEVGVLFLSTGPGALTSLGALQEAYATGVPLVVVASQVPRRGLGGTRNGLLHQLDDQQASARNVTKSTALVRDAAQLPAALADAWALAQSAPSGPTWVEVPEDVLLGPAGVPRVLTAPTAVMSSRGPRAELVAEAAELLSSARRPVILAGGGVRRSPGGSEALRRLAETLDAPVVATVGGKGAIDFAHPLSAASWIEDRQTTELLERADVLLAVGTAIGEVTSNYFTFAPRGRLIQVDAEPRVLGSNYPSLGIPADAAVALDAIADVLSAHDPARTVEQAGARIAAELRTDVEARLAGQDREVERTLLADLRSAVPSDAHTFWDMTIAAYWAWSVWDPQHGEFHSAQGSGGLGFAFPAAVAAAVGSGRRTLAVSGDGGALYSIAELAAARQHDADVTWLIVDDGGYGILREYMTEAFGEAAATELARPDFVDLAHAFGIPAERVDAASIGAAVAASFERRGPVVLVLPALLRMFAPTHL; this comes from the coding sequence GTGACCGCCCGCACGGGTGGCGACGTCGTCATCGAGACCCTTACCGCACTGGGCGCGCGACACGTCTTCGGGATCCCTGGGCAGCACGCGCTCGGACTGTTCGACGCTCTTCGTCGCAGCCCCCTGACCTTCGTCAGCTCCAGGGTGGAGAACAACTCCGCGTTCGGCGCAGACGGCTACTCGAGGGTCACAGGCGAGGTAGGCGTGCTATTCCTCTCGACAGGCCCAGGCGCGCTGACCTCGCTCGGGGCGCTGCAGGAGGCGTACGCCACCGGGGTTCCGCTCGTCGTCGTGGCGAGTCAGGTTCCACGACGCGGGCTCGGCGGCACACGCAACGGCCTGTTGCATCAGCTCGACGACCAGCAGGCCAGCGCACGGAACGTCACCAAGTCGACGGCTCTTGTCCGGGACGCTGCCCAGCTGCCGGCCGCCTTGGCCGATGCATGGGCGCTCGCGCAGTCCGCTCCGTCGGGGCCGACCTGGGTCGAGGTTCCGGAGGATGTTCTGCTCGGTCCGGCCGGCGTGCCGAGAGTCCTCACCGCACCTACAGCGGTCATGTCATCCCGCGGGCCGCGCGCGGAACTGGTGGCGGAGGCGGCCGAACTGCTCTCCTCTGCCCGTCGCCCCGTCATCCTCGCAGGCGGTGGGGTCCGCCGCTCCCCGGGCGGAAGTGAAGCATTGCGCAGGCTCGCCGAGACGCTGGACGCTCCCGTGGTCGCGACGGTCGGCGGCAAGGGTGCCATCGATTTCGCCCACCCGCTCTCAGCCGCATCCTGGATCGAGGACCGGCAGACCACCGAACTGCTCGAGCGGGCGGACGTGCTGCTCGCCGTTGGCACAGCGATCGGCGAGGTGACCAGCAACTACTTCACGTTCGCGCCGCGCGGCCGCCTCATCCAGGTGGACGCGGAACCACGAGTGCTCGGCTCCAACTATCCCAGCCTCGGAATCCCTGCCGATGCCGCAGTGGCACTCGACGCGATCGCGGATGTACTGAGCGCCCACGACCCGGCGCGAACGGTCGAGCAGGCGGGCGCTCGCATCGCTGCGGAACTACGCACAGACGTCGAGGCTCGCCTCGCGGGCCAGGACAGGGAGGTCGAGCGGACGCTGCTGGCCGATCTCCGTTCCGCTGTGCCGTCCGACGCCCACACCTTCTGGGACATGACGATCGCTGCCTACTGGGCCTGGTCGGTGTGGGACCCGCAACACGGCGAATTCCACTCCGCGCAAGGATCCGGCGGGCTCGGATTCGCGTTTCCGGCCGCCGTCGCCGCGGCCGTCGGATCCGGCCGGCGTACCCTCGCCGTCAGCGGCGACGGCGGCGCGCTCTACTCGATCGCCGAGCTGGCTGCCGCGCGTCAGCACGATGCCGACGTCACCTGGCTGATCGTCGATGACGGTGGTTACGGCATCCTCCGTGAGTACATGACCGAGGCGTTCGGCGAGGCAGCAGCCACCGAGCTGGCTCGCCCCGATTTCGTCGATCTCGCCCACGCGTTCGGCATCCCAGCCGAACGCGTAGACGCGGCCTCAATCGGTGCGGCCGTCGCAGCGAGCTTCGAGCGCCGCGGTCCCGTCGTCCTCGTCCTCCCCGCGTTGCTGCGGATGTTCGCCCCCACCCATCTCTGA
- the speB gene encoding agmatinase has product MMASSVGPIDSSRIPRYAGPAGFARLPRLDQVGHADIVVAGVPFDSGVSYRSGARFGPTHIREASRLLRPYHPALDVSPFEVAQVADAGDVAVNPFDIREAIETIQAAAYDLTSDGTRLVTLGGDHTISLPLLRAAAERHGPVALLHFDAHLDTWDTYFGAEYTHGTPFRRAFEEGIIDTEALSHVGTRGPLYGKKDLEDDRRFGFGIITSADVYRQGADEVVARLRDRIGDRPLYISIDVDVMDPAHAPGTGTPEAGGMTSRELLEILRGFAGLNLIGADVVEVAPAYDHADITGVAASHLAYDLVSLLALNHKSAAS; this is encoded by the coding sequence ATGATGGCGTCGTCCGTCGGCCCGATCGACTCGTCCCGGATCCCGCGATACGCGGGGCCCGCCGGATTTGCGAGGCTGCCCCGCCTCGATCAAGTGGGGCACGCGGACATCGTCGTCGCCGGCGTCCCGTTCGACTCCGGCGTTTCGTACCGGTCGGGCGCACGTTTCGGGCCGACCCACATCCGCGAGGCGTCTCGTCTGCTCCGGCCCTACCATCCGGCCCTCGACGTCTCCCCCTTCGAGGTGGCGCAAGTCGCCGACGCCGGAGATGTTGCGGTGAACCCGTTCGACATCCGGGAGGCTATCGAGACCATCCAGGCCGCCGCCTACGACCTCACCTCCGACGGGACACGCCTGGTCACCCTCGGCGGGGACCACACCATCTCGCTCCCGCTGCTGCGGGCCGCTGCCGAGCGGCACGGCCCCGTCGCCCTCCTCCATTTCGACGCACACCTGGACACCTGGGACACGTACTTCGGCGCCGAATACACCCACGGCACCCCGTTCCGCCGGGCGTTCGAAGAGGGAATCATCGACACCGAGGCGCTGAGTCATGTCGGCACCCGTGGCCCGCTCTACGGCAAGAAGGATCTCGAGGACGACCGCCGTTTCGGCTTCGGGATCATCACGAGCGCGGACGTCTACAGGCAGGGCGCGGACGAGGTCGTCGCCAGACTGCGCGACCGCATCGGCGACCGGCCCCTGTACATCTCGATCGATGTGGACGTGATGGACCCGGCGCATGCGCCCGGCACGGGCACGCCGGAGGCGGGAGGGATGACCAGTCGCGAACTACTGGAGATCCTGCGTGGATTCGCAGGCCTCAACCTGATCGGCGCCGACGTGGTCGAGGTCGCCCCGGCATACGATCACGCCGACATCACCGGCGTTGCGGCCTCCCACCTCGCCTACGACCTCGTTTCCCTGCTCGCCCTGAACCACAAGTCGGCCGCGTCGTGA
- a CDS encoding helix-turn-helix domain-containing protein, whose translation MRPMPLDPADRHVNIGPRLRAARKAQQLTIDEVARVTGLTKGFLSRVERDVTSLSVSSLITLCDVLSIPVGSLFEEPDVQLVRAGTGARINLGGVETEERLLSPRSEGKVQVIRSVIESGGHGGDELYAVAADVDVLHVLRGHVEVRFSGEEWQLGAGDTLTFSGHEPHTWRVLSEAGAEVIWVLVPALWSA comes from the coding sequence ATGCGTCCGATGCCGCTTGACCCAGCCGACCGCCATGTGAACATCGGCCCGAGGCTCCGCGCCGCGCGCAAAGCGCAACAGCTGACGATCGACGAGGTGGCGAGGGTCACCGGCCTGACCAAGGGATTCCTCTCGCGTGTGGAGCGAGACGTGACGTCGCTCAGCGTGTCGTCGCTGATCACGTTGTGTGACGTTCTTTCGATCCCCGTCGGCTCGCTGTTCGAGGAGCCCGATGTACAGCTCGTCCGCGCAGGCACCGGCGCGCGGATCAACCTGGGCGGCGTGGAGACCGAGGAGCGGCTGCTGTCGCCGCGGTCCGAGGGGAAGGTGCAGGTGATTCGCTCTGTGATCGAGAGCGGCGGCCACGGTGGCGACGAGCTCTACGCCGTCGCGGCGGATGTGGACGTGCTCCATGTGCTCCGCGGCCATGTCGAGGTGCGCTTCTCCGGTGAGGAATGGCAACTCGGCGCAGGAGACACACTGACTTTCAGCGGTCACGAGCCGCACACCTGGCGAGTGCTCAGCGAGGCTGGCGCCGAGGTGATCTGGGTGCTCGTCCCAGCACTCTGGAGCGCCTGA
- a CDS encoding amino acid ABC transporter permease, which yields MTARATAPMLSTTQQMIHLKKLPSRCTCHSMSRNNHVSMKIRSGIMGFDPNVFWSALFSADYLTGAWVALSLAICSMAGATVLGFLIALARQSKNRLAQAFGMLYVWFFRAIPTLLIFLVVWNAAPQLWPAFRESWFNPFLACFIGMTIVEAAYMAEILRSAMQAVEEGQPLAARALGITPARTLFRVVMPQAIRTAIPPTSNEFIAVLKYTSLASVISLKELMTIAGIFVSRTFRYAEFYSAAAVYYLVIVSLLMAAQWMFERRFQWTSTKKSFLPRRVYA from the coding sequence TTGACCGCGCGGGCAACCGCACCTATGCTGTCCACCACGCAACAAATGATTCATCTGAAGAAACTTCCTTCGAGATGTACTTGTCATTCGATGTCGCGTAATAACCACGTTTCAATGAAGATTCGGAGTGGGATTATGGGTTTCGACCCGAATGTTTTCTGGTCGGCGCTGTTCTCGGCCGATTATCTGACCGGCGCCTGGGTCGCCCTGAGTCTCGCGATCTGTTCGATGGCGGGTGCCACTGTGCTCGGCTTCCTGATCGCCCTCGCGCGCCAATCGAAGAATCGGCTGGCGCAGGCTTTCGGAATGCTGTACGTGTGGTTCTTCCGCGCCATACCTACCCTGCTGATCTTTCTCGTCGTCTGGAACGCGGCGCCCCAGCTCTGGCCCGCATTCCGGGAGAGCTGGTTCAACCCGTTCCTCGCCTGCTTCATCGGCATGACGATCGTCGAAGCCGCATACATGGCTGAGATTCTCCGGTCTGCCATGCAAGCCGTCGAAGAAGGCCAGCCCCTCGCGGCTCGAGCACTCGGGATAACGCCGGCACGGACCCTGTTCCGGGTGGTGATGCCTCAAGCGATTCGCACCGCGATCCCTCCCACGAGCAACGAATTCATCGCGGTCCTGAAATACACGTCGCTCGCCAGCGTCATCTCCTTGAAAGAGCTGATGACCATTGCCGGGATCTTCGTGTCGCGGACCTTCCGCTACGCCGAGTTCTACTCGGCCGCAGCTGTCTATTACCTGGTCATTGTGAGTCTTCTCATGGCCGCTCAGTGGATGTTCGAAAGGCGATTCCAATGGACCTCGACGAAGAAGTCGTTTCTGCCCCGCAGGGTTTACGCGTGA
- a CDS encoding sodium:solute symporter, with amino-acid sequence MDIAIVVIYLAAMVGFGFWGRSRTKNSADFLVAGRRLGPTLYTGTMAAVVLGGASTVGGVGLGYKFGISGMWLVIAIAVGLLLLSLLFAGRIQKLRVYTVAQMLHLRYGVNATSASGIVMMAYTLMLSVTSTIAYATIFNVLFGTDQTLSVIIGGAIVMLYSAIGGMWSITITDMVQFILKTIGVFFLMLPFAWIHAGGYEGIVKRVGSAHFALGAIGVDTIVTFFVVYTFGMLIGQDIWQRVFTARTPRVAKWGGTTAALYCVLYGIAGALIGTAAAAFLPDIANKNDVYATVAETILPVGVAGVVLAAAVAAMMSTASGALIAASTVARADVVPLLLRLIGRRPAEVSSDNPEHDLRSNRLYVVVLGVVVIGIAALLNDVVGALTVAYDILVGGLLVPILGGFVWRRATGAGALWAMGTGTVATLGTMIALGDVLANPPIYVGLGVSLVAYIIASLLTPRTPAAVMQRWDARLRGTTEPTGDAENAEPDVAINSAA; translated from the coding sequence ATGGACATCGCCATCGTCGTCATCTATCTAGCCGCGATGGTCGGCTTCGGATTCTGGGGCCGCTCCCGGACGAAGAACTCGGCAGACTTCTTGGTCGCCGGCCGCCGGCTCGGCCCGACTCTGTACACCGGAACGATGGCTGCCGTCGTACTCGGCGGCGCGTCCACTGTGGGTGGCGTAGGCCTCGGATACAAATTCGGCATATCGGGTATGTGGTTGGTCATCGCCATCGCCGTGGGCCTTCTGTTGCTCAGCCTGCTTTTCGCCGGACGCATCCAGAAGCTCCGCGTGTACACCGTCGCCCAGATGCTGCACCTGCGCTATGGGGTCAACGCCACCAGCGCCTCCGGCATCGTGATGATGGCGTACACCCTCATGCTCTCCGTGACCTCGACCATCGCCTACGCGACGATCTTCAACGTCCTCTTCGGCACCGACCAGACACTCTCGGTCATCATCGGCGGCGCGATCGTAATGCTGTACTCCGCTATCGGCGGCATGTGGTCGATCACCATCACCGACATGGTCCAGTTCATTCTGAAGACGATCGGAGTCTTCTTCCTGATGCTGCCGTTCGCGTGGATCCACGCCGGCGGGTACGAAGGCATCGTGAAACGCGTCGGCTCCGCCCACTTTGCACTCGGTGCGATCGGCGTAGACACCATCGTGACATTCTTCGTGGTCTACACGTTCGGAATGCTGATCGGGCAGGACATCTGGCAGCGCGTCTTCACGGCGCGGACACCGCGCGTCGCCAAATGGGGTGGCACGACCGCAGCTCTCTACTGCGTCCTCTACGGCATCGCGGGCGCGCTGATCGGCACCGCGGCAGCCGCCTTCCTTCCCGATATCGCAAACAAGAACGACGTTTACGCAACGGTTGCCGAGACGATTCTCCCCGTTGGCGTAGCGGGTGTCGTGCTGGCCGCGGCGGTGGCCGCCATGATGTCCACAGCATCGGGCGCCCTCATTGCGGCGTCTACCGTCGCACGGGCAGATGTCGTCCCGTTGCTCCTGCGTCTCATCGGCCGGCGCCCTGCAGAAGTATCGTCGGACAACCCGGAACATGACCTGCGCTCGAACCGTCTCTACGTCGTCGTACTCGGTGTGGTGGTAATCGGTATCGCCGCCTTGCTGAACGATGTCGTCGGCGCGTTGACGGTTGCGTACGACATTCTGGTCGGCGGCCTGCTCGTCCCGATCCTCGGCGGATTCGTCTGGCGACGCGCAACGGGTGCGGGCGCACTCTGGGCTATGGGCACCGGGACCGTCGCGACACTCGGCACCATGATCGCGCTCGGCGACGTTCTCGCCAACCCGCCAATCTACGTAGGACTCGGAGTCAGCCTCGTCGCGTACATCATTGCCAGCCTCCTCACGCCCCGCACACCTGCTGCTGTTATGCAACGCTGGGACGCCAGGCTCCGCGGCACGACTGAG